A single Anopheles arabiensis isolate DONGOLA chromosome 2, AaraD3, whole genome shotgun sequence DNA region contains:
- the LOC120893890 gene encoding uncharacterized protein LOC120893890 has protein sequence MAKVTILLIVALASSVFAKPYEVTEKKADHPIEEIAPLKELSIGANRFSDDYLIQLYERFLHIQPLKHPGLEDQHEKQEEALEEKAQPDAHHESGNMEEKQGPAGSNKTELAEDEERQESNIPPKDAPSSNVEKEGKKNELDEVKESESKELKPKTPESLNNDQHRKPNIKDKAKSDDKVVKQDDVKDIEDKERRSPLVQINVNVGPGK, from the coding sequence ATGGCAAAAGTTACCATCCTCCTTATTGTTGCCCTTGCTTCATCTGTTTTTGCCAAACCCTATGAAGTCACTGAGAAGAAAGCTGACCATCCAATTGAAGAAATTGCCCCGCTGAAGGAACTTTCCATCGGAGCAAACCGATTTTCTGACGACTATTTAATCCAGCTGTACGAAAGGTTCCTGCACATACAACCGCTTAAACATCCCGGATTGGAAGATCAGCATGAGAAGCAGGAGGAGGCTTTAGAAGAGAAAGCTCAACCAGATGCGCATCATGAATCGGGTAATATGGAGGAAAAGCAAGGTCCTGCTGGAAGCAACAAGACAGAACTGGCCGAGGATGAAGAACGGCAAGAGTCGAATATACCCCCGAAGGATGCTCCATCAAGCAACgtagaaaaggaaggaaaaaagaatgaaTTGGACGAAGTGAAGGAGTCCGAGAGCAAAGAATTGAAGCCAAAAACACCCGAAAGCCTCAACAACGATCAACACCGGAAACCAAATATTAAGGATAAAGCTAAGAGCGATGATAAAGTTGTAAAACAAGATGATGTAAAGGATATCGAGGACAAGGAAAGACGTTCGCCCCTGGTACAAATTAACGTCAATGTAGGGCCGggaaaataa
- the LOC120894704 gene encoding ankyrin repeat and MYND domain-containing protein 2, with protein MSSEKPNTAQDAADSSDTKPAAPKVVLTADQQAIFNRIAKNENSELRLLLSQYKASVDFVDENGMTPLQHAAYKGNKEAVQLLLDQGADVNSSKHEYNYTALHFGALSGSAEVCLKLLLAGADAKAINSVGRTAAQMGAFVANHEAVGTINNFVPLKDVECYTVARGQKEALLPVVLLEPFHSFIMQVNIHPVRILLNLQRYGLLASDMKNLRAVLVEMMEREMKRRGEVNEVMAFKYHYLGYVMGEIVKHRDYANSRRDAQQEQKTDFVELFAKRVLKPNKDGTLEYVEALVRECVREFPFRDCTIFRQMVTQLASKENLAPALDIVRAAINGQRGFQDTITYCSSCGEEKPDKKCSKCKEVQYCDRECQRLHWFTHKKVCSRPSGAAGEAPNAAAAKDIDSTEISEQLQKLVAG; from the coding sequence ATGTCGTCCGAAAAACCTAACACTGCGCAGGATGCCGCCGACAGCAGCGATACGAAACCCGCCGCACCGAAGGTGGTGCTGACCGCCGACCAGCAGGCAATATTTAATCGCATTGCAAAGAACGAAAATAGCGAACTGCGCCTACTGCTGTCGCAGTACAAAGCCAGCGTCGATTTTGTGGACGAAAATGGCATGACACCGCTGCAGCACGCGGCGTACAAGGGCAACAAGGAGgcggtgcagctgctgctggaccaGGGCGCGGATGTGAACTCCAGCAAGCACGAGTACAACTACACAGCGCTGCACTTCGGTGCCCTGTCCGGGAGCGCTGAGGTGTgtctgaagctgctgctggccggtgCCGATGCGAAGGCAATTAATTCCGTCGGTCGCACCGCCGCCCAGATGGGTGCATTCGTGGCGAACCACGAGGCGGTCGGTACGATCAACAACTTCGTCCCGCTGAAGGACGTGGAGTGCTATACGGTTGCACGGGGCCAAAAGGAggcgctgctgccggtggtgctgctggagcCATTCCATAGCTTTATCATGCAGGTCAATATCCACCCGGTGCGGATACTGCTGAACCTGCAGCGGTACGGTCTGCTGGCCTCGGACATGAAGAATCTGCGAGCGGTGCTGGTGGAGATGATGGAGCGCGAGATGAAGCGGCGCGGTGAGGTGAACGAGGTGATGGCCTTCAAGTACCATTATCTCGGGTACGTGATGGGCGAGATTGTGAAGCACCGCGACTACGCCAACTCACGGCGCGATGCGCAACAGGAACAGAAGACCGATTTCGTCGAGCTGTTTGCCAAGCGGGTGCTGAAACCGAACAAGGACGGCACGCTGGAGTACGTGGAAGCGCTCgtgcgcgagtgtgtgcgagagTTCCCGTTCCGTGACTGCACCATCTTCCGGCAGATGGTGACGCAGCTCGCCAGCAAGGAGAATCTCGCCCCGGCCCTCGACATTGTCCGTGCGGCCATCAATGGGCAGCGCGGCTTCCAGGACACGATCACGTACTGCAGCTCGTGCGGCGAGGAAAAGCCGGACAAAAAGTGCTCCAAGTGCAAGGAGGTGCAGTACTGCGACCGGGAGTGCCAGCGGTTACACTGGTTCACCCACAAGAAGGTATGCAGCCGACCGTCTGGAGCAGCCGGCGAGGCACCGAACGCGGCCGCCGCCAAGGACATCGATTCGACGGAGATTAGCGAGCAGCTGCAAAAGTTGGTCGCCGGTTGA